CGCAAGAGAAAGAAGCGTGGTTGGCATATCAATTTGGCTCACTAAACGAGGATCTCGCTTCGGTTCAATGCCATCGCCCAAAATCAACGCTGGAATATGGAAATGATTGATCGGCACTAATTCTGCACCCGCTACACGAGAGTCGTGGTCAGCAATCACAAGGAAAAGGGTATCTTTCCAGTAATTTGAATTTTGTGCCAATTTAAAGAAATGCCCTAAGGCATAGTCCGCATATTTGGCGGCGTTATTGCGGGTCTGTTTGTCTTTATCAAATAGTTCAATTTTCCCGTCTGGGAACTCAAACGGATCGTGATGGCTAGAGGTGAAGACTAAACTGAAGAAGGGGTGATCGCCTTTTGCCAGTTCGGTGAAGGTTTCATGGGCTTTATCAAACAGATCTTCATCACTCATTCCCCAAGTGCCTTGGAACTTCGGATTTTTGTAATCTTTTTCGTCAATAATGGTTTGGAAACCGTTGCCGTAGAAATAGCTTGCCATATTGTCGAAATGCTTTTCGCCGCCGTAAATAAAGGACGTTTTATAACCGTTTCGACCGAGCAAATCGGCAATAGTGAAGAAGCCGTTTTGGCTTTTGGTTAGTTTCACTGTGGCACGAGCGGGCGTTGGGGTGAACCCTGCGGTAACTGCTTCAATGCCACGCACAGAGCGGGTTCCTGTGGCATAGAGATTTTCAAATAACCAACCTTGTGTTGCGAGTTTGTCAAATTCAGGACTGATTGGGCGACCGCCTAGTGTGCCGATAAACTGTGCCCCTTGACTCTCCATTAAAACGATGACGATATTCTTCGGCTTGCCTTGATAAGTCGCTTGGTTGCGGCTTAAAGTTGGATATTGCTCGGAAATATAGTCATTTGTATCACGTCCACGGCTCTGTTTGACGATTTGCAACATCTCGTCCACGTCCATTTTGCCGTACTGTTCAGACGATTTATCTTCATCTTTTAATTGCTGAGCAGCATACAGTACCGAATAACCTGAATTGAGTACTAACGAATTGACCAACGGATCGCCCGAAAATGCTACCATTGCAGGATTGATACCGCGATGTTGGAAGGTTGAACGGGCACCAATAAAGGAAACGGCAATAATCACTAATGCCATCACAGGTCGCCATTTCCAACTTGGTGAACGCAAATTTTGCGTTGCCCAGCCAGAGAGTTTCCAATAAATCACGGCAGCTAAAATAGTGATCACCAAACTCGAAATCACAGCGGTTAAATGTCCGTTTGCCAACATCGTAAAGACTTCTTTCGGGTAGAGCAGGTATTCGATAAATAAGCGGTTTGGGCGGAAATCGTAGGTTTCAATAAAAGCAGGCGTCGCCATTTCCATAAAGATAATGAACACGCTACCAGCGGTGAGCCACACACGCAAAATCGTTTTCCAAATGTTGCCTAATACATTGTGATGGTAAAGCAGTACGCTAAATAGTGCAGGCACACCAAACAGATAACAAACGGAAACGATATCGATCCGAATGCCTTGCAAAAAGAGCGGCAGCCAGCCATTAACTGCGGCAATGCGATCCGCTTGCCAGAGAGAAAGTCCAAGCCGAGAAAGGCTAAAAATAATGAGATTGAGTCCCACGAAAAACAGCACAGGGAATAACACAGAACGGGATTGTTGTTGCATACGCAAACCTTATTCTAAAATGGAAATAAAATCACCAACACGGATCACCCCACTATTTTCAGGCACTAAATGAATGCCAAAGATCGGTTTACCTTTTTCGTTGGTGTGTTGTTGCTTGAGTGTGCGAAACGGCTCGGTTTTGGGATCAAGCTCAAGGGTTTGCACATCACGGGTAATCAGAATGCAGCGGGTGCAGCATTGCGAGAAGGTAAATTTGACTTCACCGATTTGAATTTTTCGCCACTGTTCTTCTTCAAACGCCACGTTGCCGTCTATGACAATATTGCCACGAAACTGTTCCATTGAAACTGGCACAGGCGACCATTTTTGCACTTGATCCAAGGATTTTTGTGAAACAAGCAACAACGGATTGCTATCGGCAAAACTCAGTGGATGATCGTCAAAGTGGGCAACGGTACGTTGGCTTTTTTCGCCCAACCAACGTAATTGCACGGGGCGAGCAAATTTTTCGCTTAGCCATTGATTGACCGCTTCACCTGCAATCCAAGATGGGAAATGCGTTCCCCACACTTCGCTGGTGTCGCATTTTGCAAAATCTTGGTATAAAGCGACCGCTTGTTCGCCTTGATCGTCGCAAATCACAATTCCTGTCGAAATCGGAAATACCGACAAGCGATAGAGCATCTGCTCTTTGCGAGCGGTGATAAAGGTACCATCGGGTTCGGTGATCATAAATTCTCGATCGAAATTCAACCCTTGCGGCTGTACAAACGCCTGTGCGACTTTGTACGCTCGGGTTGATTTAATCGGAAACAGATTAAGTTCAGTCACTTGCATTCTATTCTCCTTTAAAAATGGCTCGCACAATAGCGGAAAAGCCTGAAATTTGCAAAAAATTCCAGTAAAATGACCGCTTGTATTATTGCAAAATGAAAAGAACTGATTATGGCAAAGAAACCAACAGATTTTGAAACCACGTTAAAAGAGTTAGAAGAAATTGTCGGGCGTTTGGAAGCAGGGGATTTACCGCTGGAAGACGCATTAAACGAATTTGAAACGGCAATTAAATTGGTGCAACAGGGGCAAGATCGCCTACAAAAAGCCGAGCAACGCATTCAAATTTTATTGCAGAAAAACGAGCAAGCTCCCCTTGCCGATTACGAATAGCAGGGCAGAGCAATGGTAAAATTTTCGAAGGAACTGACCGCTTGTCAGGATCGGGTTAATCATTTTTTAGAACAGCAACTAAATGGTTACGATCGAGAGGGATCACCCTTGGTTGAGGCGATGGCGTATGCGGTGTTATTAGGTGGCAAACGAGTTCGCCCGTTTTTGATTTACGCCACAGGGCAAATGCTTGGTGTGCCGTTGGAAAAGCTCGATCACTCTGCAGCCGCAATGGAATCCATTCACGCCTATTCATTGGTACACGACGATTTGCCCGCAATGGACGACGATAAACTCCGTCGTGGCAAACCCACTTGCCATATCGCCTTTGATGAAGCCACGGCAATTTTGGCGGGCGATGCACTGCAAAGTTTTGCGTTTGAACTGTTAGCAAAAGATCCAAGCCTCACAAGCGGTCAGAAAGTTGCACAAATTTACCAACTGGCGACTGCGGCGGGAGCAAGTGGAATGTGCTTAGGGCAGAGTTTGGATCTACAAGCGGAAAATCAAAGCGTCAGCCTTGCAGGATTGGAGCAAATTCACCGTAACAAGACGGGGGCGTTGATTGTCGCGTCGGTTCTAATGGGATTTAACCTGTCTGATTACGCTCAAGATTTTGAAATTAAACAGAATTTAGAACGATATGCCCGAGCAATTGGGCTGGCGTTTCAAGTGCAAGACGATATTTTGGACGTGGTCGGGCAAAGCGATAAGATTGGCAAAACGGTGGGTTCAGACGAAGCACTCAACAAAAGCACCTACCCGAAATTACTCGGTTTAGATGGAGCCAAACAGAAAGCCGAAGATTTATACCAAACCGCACTGAATGCGTTAGCACAACTGCCGTTTGATTCGCACATTCTGCGAGAGTTAGCAGAATTTATTGTGAAACGGGAAGCCTAAGCAATTTTATTCATAACAATAAAGGAAAAGAGTATGCAAACTTACAATATTGCCGTGTTAAGTGGCGACGGAATTGGTCCTGAAATTATGGCTCAAGCAATTAAAGTGCTTGATGCAGTGCAGCAAAAATTTGATTTTAAACTCAATTATCACCCTTACGACATCGGCGGCATTGCGATTGATAATCACGGTAAAGCCTTGCCAGACAGCACATTGAAAGGCTGTGAAGCGGCGGATGCGATTTTATTCGGATCGGTTGGCGGTCCAAAATGGGAACATTTGCCCGCCAACGAACAACCAGAACGTGGGGCGTTATTGCCACTACGTAAACATTTTTCGCTGTTCTGCAATCTTCGCCCAGCCACGCTTTATAAAGGTTTGGAACAGTTTTGCCCATTGCGTGCAGACATTGCAGCGAAAGGGTTTGATATGGTCACGGTGCGTGAATTAACGGGCGGGATCTATTTCGGTCAGCCAAAAGGGCGTGAAGGCTCTGGAGTGAATGAAAAAGCGTTTGATACGGAAGTTTATCACCGCTATGAAATTGAACGTATTGCGAGAGTGGCGTTTGAAACCGCAATGAAACGTGGTAAACACGTGACTTCGGTGGATAAAGCCAACGTGCTGATGAGTTCAATTTTATGGCGTGAAGTGGTGAATGACGTGGCGAAAGAGTACCCTGAAGTGAAGCTCGATCATATTTATATCGACAATGCTACGATGCAGTTGATCAAACAGCCGAATTTCTTCGATGTGTTGCTCTGTTCCAATATTTTTGGCGATATTATTTCTGACGAATGTGCGATGATCACAGGTTCAATGGGGATGTTGCCGTCAGCCAGTTTAAATGAACAAGGCTTTGGTTTATACGAACCAGCGGGCGGTTCTGCACCAGATATCGCAGGTAAAAACATCGCCAATCCTATTGCCCAAATTCTTTCTGCAGCAATGATGTTGCGTTATAGCTTTGGTTTGGAAGATGCCGCAAAAGCGATTGAAAATGCGGTACAGAAAGTGCTTGCAAATGGACATCGAACAGCGGATTTAGCCGATCAATCAGCTCCCGTATCCACCAGCGAAATGGGCGATTTAATTACTCAAGCAATTCAGGGCTAGTTAAGTCGAAAATAAGGTGGTTGTAAAATCACCTTATTTATTTTAGAGTGAAAAGGGTGAGGGCGTTTCCAGCACTTCTCGGCACACGGAGCTTTCAATTCTGGCTGCTTTCTTCCGAACCTGACCAAGTAAACTGAATTCCATTGCGAGAGACTAAAAACGCCCTCATTGGATTACACGAAAGTGTAAGAACACGAATTATAGAGAGTTCATCGAACGAACTCAAGTAAAAAGCATAACAAGCGGTACGATTGTTTGAAAAATTTGCAAATTTTAGGAAAGCTAACAAGGAGAACAACATGAAAGCACTTGCACGTTTAATCGAATTACTGACTTTGGAACGCCTAGATGATGGTTTGTTTCGAGGTGAAAGTGAAGATCTTGGCTTTCCACAAGTATTTGGCGGGCAAGTCGTTGCACAAGCTATTGCAGCGGCAATGCGAGTAGTTGATGTTGAAAGAGATCTTCACTCTTGCCATTGTTATTTCTTGCGAGTGGGAGATGCAGCGTATCCGATTATTTATGAAACAGAAGTGCTACGAGAAGGCAAAAGTTTCACTGCGGTAAGCGTGAATGCAAAGCAACATAATGAACTTATTTGTCGAGTGATGACTTCATTTCAAGTTCGAGAAGCAGGGTTCGAGCATCAAGTAAGTATGCCAAAAACCGCCTCCCCCGATGAATTTTATTCAGAAAATGAACTGATACAGTCGTTAGCATTAATGTTACCAATGCCATTGAGAGAAAAATTTCAGGCAGAGCGAGCGTTTGATGTGCGTATTAAATATCCTAATGATCCTTTTAATGGTCATAAATTGCCCGCAGAACAGACGCTATGGGCGAAATTAAATGGCGATGCACCACTAGATCGCCGTTTGCAGCAATGTCTCGTCGCCTATTTCAGCGATTTTCACTGTATTTTGACAATGTTACACCCGCACGAACGTGGTTTTATGCAATCAGGTGTTCGAATCGCTACCCTTGATCACAGTTTGTGGTTTCACCGAGAAATTAATTTTAATGATTGGCTACTGTTTTCATTACATAGCACTAACGCAAGTGGTGCAAGGGGATTAACTCGTGGAGAAGTGTTTGATCAGCAAGGCAATTTGCTGGTGACTTATCAACAAGAAGGACTGATTCGTGATGAGTCAGAAGCCATAGAAAATTAAGGAAACAGCCTTGGAATCTCCAAGGCTTTTTACTTTGGCTTGCTTTGCACAATTGCAAAATTTCGTTAGAATCTGACCGCTTGTAACCTTTAAAATGTTAAATATAAATGATTGATTTTCGTCCTTTTTACCAACAAATCGCCACCACGAACTTATCAGCGTGGCTTGAAACCCTACCTTTACAACTCAAACAGTGGGAAAAACAAACCCACGGCGATTATGCCAAATGGGCAAAAATTGTCGATTTTCTGCCAACTTATCCTGCCGAAATTGATCTGAGCAAACGAGTAGAAGCCCGTTTAAACGAGCCACTTTCAACAGGCGAAATGCAGCGGCTGGTTTATCATCTCAAACAGCTTATGCCTTGGCGAAAAGGACCTTACCACCTTTATGGCGTGCATATTGATACTGAATGGCGTTCCGATTTCAAATGGGATCGTGTGCTGCCACATCTATCGCCGTTGAAAGACCGAACTGTACTCGATGTCGGTTGCGGTAGCGGCTACCATATGTGGCGAATGGTGGGCGAAGGGGCAAAAATGGTGGTCGGCATTGATCCAACAGAGCTGTTTTTGTGCCAATTTGAAGCGGTACGAAAATTGTTAAATAACGACCGCCGAGCGAATTTAATTCCCCTTGGCATTGAACAAATGCAGCCGTTGCACGCCTTTGACACGGTGTTTTCAATGGGGGTGTTGTACCACCGTAAATCGCCACTTGATCACCTTTCACAGCTTAAAAACCAGCTCGTCAAAGGCGGGGAGTTGGTGCTAGAAACCTTGGTGATTGACGGTGATGTGAACACCGTGCTGGTACCAGTCGACCGCTATGCCAAAATGAAAAACGTCTATTTTATTCCGTCTGTAGCAGCATTGATTAATTGGTTAGAGAAAGTCGGCTTTAAAAACGTTCGCTGCGTAGATGAAGCTGTCACCACATTGGAAGAACAACGCAAAACCGACTGGCTAGAAAACGAATCGTTGATTGATTTCTTAGATCCAAACGATCACAGCAAAACCCTCGAAGGCTACCCCGCACCAAAACGGGCGGTGATTATTGCGAACAATCCTTAAAAATGTGTAACTATCGAAATTTAAAGGAGATTTTATAAGCGGCATTCTGAATGCTAAAACAAACTCTGCTGTCCAATTAAAAACTCAGGTTTGGCTTTTACTGAAAATCCATATTCGGTTAAATAGCCTTTTAAGCTCTTGATATTGTAGAAAGAATGGCTTTTGGTGGTGTTTTGGAAATAGAGATAGAGCTGGTCGAATTCATCTCTGCGTTGATGAAGTAACTTGGCTAAATGTTGTAATTCGCTTTCACTATAACGGTAGTCGTGGCGTTCTGCCGCTGATTGCGCTTTCCACCAGTTTGGATTGCGTCCATGTAGGCGTAGATAAGCGGTGCGTTGATTGGCGTAAAATTGAAAAGCGGGCAAGCCGATATTCTGTGGATAATCTACATTACACCAAATCAAATTTTGTTTACCTTGAAAATAATCCAGTACAGATTGGATATGCCAACTGGCATGGCGAAATTCAATGACTAAGGGATAGCCTTCAAACCAAGACACCAATTCCGCAAGATAATAACGATTGGCTTGAGTGCGTTCAAAACTCGAGGGAAACTGAATAAACAAATTTGCTAAGCAATTTTGTTCTATCAACGGCTGTAACGCATTTAAAAAGGCTTCCGCTTGTTGTTTAAGTGCGGTGCGTTTATGGCTAAAATCCTGATGCAATTTCAGCGAAAACTGTAACCGCCCAGCCGCCTTCTCCACCATTCCCTGCAACGCCTTCGCCCCAATCGGTGCGTGAAAAGTGCTGTTGATTTCGATTGTGTCGTAATGTTGGCTATAAATTGACAAAAACTCGGATTTATCCGTTCCAAACGGATACAACGATCCAATGAGATCCGTATCGCTATAACCGCCTGTGCCGATGTGGATTTGGGGTGATTGCATTGTGATTCGTGATTGGTTTGAAATGAGGTTAGTTTAGGGAGAATTTAGCGAAATGCAAGCGGTCGGTTTTTGAGAAAAATTTGCAAATTGGGGGGAAAGTGCTGTGGGAAATTTTGAACTTTATCTATTTATTAGGTTTATTCCTATAAAAATAGACAAAATTGCAATTTGTTTATGGATATAACCATAAAAAGTGATAGTATATTTTTAGTTATTCACTCACAACCCTAAAACTATGATCACTAGACCAACGTATCTTGCACAGCTCAAGCCCTTTATTGATAAGCCTTTTGTCAAAGTTATCACAGGTTTACGCCGTAGTGGTAAATCCACGGTGTTGAAATTATTGCAGACGGAGCTACTTGAGCGTGGTGTGCAAAATGAGCAAATTATTTACATCAATCTGGAAAGTTTTGCTTTTAGCGAGCTAAAAAGTGCGGTGAAGTTGTATGAATTTGTGAAAAGCCAAATTCGTTCAACCGAAAAGCATTATATCTTGCTAGACGAAATTCAAGATGTGCGAGAGTGGGAAAAAGCGGTCAATGCGTTTATGGTCGATTTCAATGTGGATTTGTATATCACGGGTTCTAATTCACAGCTACTTTCTTCCGAACTTTCCACTTATTTGGCTGGACGTTATGTGGAAATTCCGATTTTTACGTTGTCGTTTCAGGAATCTTTAGCATTTAAAGCGGCTTATGCCACGGATGCTTTTACCACAGAAACGGCGTTTAACGATTATCTGCATAAAGGTGGGTTTCCTGTTATTCACACGGCGAATTACAACGAAGAAACTGCCTATAAAATCGTGCAAGATATTTATGCTTCGGTGATTTTGCGAGATACGGTGCAACGACATAAAATCCGTGATGTTGAGCTGCTGGAGCGGATTATTAAATTTGCTTTCGATAATATCGGTAACACCTTTTCTGGCAAAAATGTGGCGGATTTTTTCAAAAGTCAGCAGCGAAAAGTGGATATTAATACCGTTTACAACTACTTAAAAGCGTTGGAAGGGGCATTTATTTTGCATCGGGTGGAGCGTTTTGATATTCGTGGCAAAGAAATTCTCAAAACCCAAGAGAAGTTTTATTTGGGCGATATTGCCTTGCTTTACGCCGTAATGGGTTTTCGCCCGACATTAATTTCAGGCATTCTCGAAAATATGGTTTACCTTGAACTCAAACGCCAAGGCTATCAGGTTTATATCGGTAAACTGGGCGATAAAGAAGTGGATTTTATTGCACAAAAACAAGATGAAAAATTGTATATCCAAGTGGCTTATAAACTAGAAAGCGAGCAAACCGTGCAACGTGAATTTACTCCATTGCTTGCCATTGCCGATAATTACCCGAAATATGTGGTGACTTTAGATGAGCTTTGGAAAGGTAATATTGAAGGCGTAAAACATCTGCATATGGTGGAGTTTTTGATGGGGAATGCTGGGTAGCAAGCGGTTGGTTTTTGTGAGAATTTTGCAAATTTTTTTGGGGAAAGTGCGGTGGGGGATTTGGGAGTTTTAAAACAGAATGGCACTTGGATTGTGCCATCTGATTATGTATGGGTAAATTAAGTTTCTATTTTAGTCGTATTCCATACTTTAGAAAATGAAGCACTTCTAGATTGGGGAGCAAACTGAGGCTTTTTGATTTTAACTTTCATTGGAAATGGAAAATCAACCCCAAGCAAAAGTGCTTCGCCTTGCCCAAGTACAGGTAAAAAAGCAGCTGAGCGATTGTCAATAGAGCCAACGGCTTTTTTTACAATTTCTTGGTCTTTTTCATTAGTTAGTCTATGAACAATCAGTGTTCCGATTTGGCTTAGTACATCTTCAGGAATATCCCTAGGTCTTTGTGTTGCCATAACGATATTTAAACCATATTTTCTTCCTTCTTTTGCAATATCTCCAAAAGCTGTCAGATTCATTCTACTGTTTTCATCGCCAATAGATTTATTTAAAAATTGATGGGACTCATCAATGAAAACAAGCAATGGATTTTCATAACTAATAGCACCTTTGCGAGCACAATCTAATAATTTACGACCTATTGTATTAACCAATATTTCCCTTGCATTTGCTTCAAATGGGACAGAAGAAAGATCTAGACGGATTATTGGGTTTGTTTGATTAAGGCATACTTTATTTATAACATCGGGTATTGTAGTAAGATTCTGATCGCTATCTAACATCCACTTTAAGTGCGGACTATTTTGCATAGCTTTAATACGAGAAATTAGGCTTAAACAATATCCAATGTCATTATCATATCTTTTCCCCCATCTAGCAGGATCAGATCCTCCTGTAGGATATACACATTCTTCGATAATTTGCTCAGCTAATGCGGAAAATTCCCAAGGAATTTCAGAGAAATTTTTATCTATTGAAGTTATTGCATTCTCAAAAGGTTGTTTGGGTTGCTCTGCTTTTTTTAAATTTCTATCATTTATGGCTAAATCTTTAGCCTGTTGTACTTGGGATTGTTGTGAATAGTATGAAACTATTTTTAAACTCCGAATTGCTTCTTCTAATTTCGGAGATTGGCTTCCTGCGGATGGTCTCAATAAAGCTCTTATATCTGAATCGGTAAACATCCAATGTGGATAAGTAACTTGATTTTGAGCATTTGCATTAGTATGCCCACCAACATAATAACTTGTACAAGGCAAATCTTCATATTCTCCAGTTGCATCTAACAATAAAACCTTACCGCCTTGTGAAGCCACATTATTTATCAGATTTGCCATGGTGTAGCTTTTACCACCACCAGTTGAACCTAAAATAGCACAGTGTCGGGCAAACAATTTTTCAGGCGTTAAATGAATTGTTACGGATGAATCATTCGGTATTTCTGCAATTGGAAGCTGTAATTCGCTATTATTACTAGCTAATTTTCCTTCGGCTAATAGAGAGACTAAATTTGGATGAGCCGAATAAATTTGTGCTCCTAATTTAGGATATTGTCTAATTCCTTTGTAGTTAAACCCTTTTTCTACATCAACGCTGACTAATAATTGGACTAAACCAATAGGGTTATTATTGGGATAATGTTCGTCTAAATTATCCACGCTTAGACGTTCACCATTTTCTAACCATACTTTAACCATTCTGCCTAGAATTGATGTTTGACCACAATCAATAAAAATAAATTCATTGACTTCTCCAATTGGAATGCGATTTCCTAATAGCCAAACTTGTTCACCTGTTCCTGCTTTGGTTAGATTTATTTTGGCTTCAGTAGCAGATATTTCGATCAAACTCC
The nucleotide sequence above comes from Pasteurellaceae bacterium Orientalotternb1. Encoded proteins:
- a CDS encoding ATPase, with the translated sequence MITRPTYLAQLKPFIDKPFVKVITGLRRSGKSTVLKLLQTELLERGVQNEQIIYINLESFAFSELKSAVKLYEFVKSQIRSTEKHYILLDEIQDVREWEKAVNAFMVDFNVDLYITGSNSQLLSSELSTYLAGRYVEIPIFTLSFQESLAFKAAYATDAFTTETAFNDYLHKGGFPVIHTANYNEETAYKIVQDIYASVILRDTVQRHKIRDVELLERIIKFAFDNIGNTFSGKNVADFFKSQQRKVDINTVYNYLKALEGAFILHRVERFDIRGKEILKTQEKFYLGDIALLYAVMGFRPTLISGILENMVYLELKRQGYQVYIGKLGDKEVDFIAQKQDEKLYIQVAYKLESEQTVQREFTPLLAIADNYPKYVVTLDELWKGNIEGVKHLHMVEFLMGNAG
- a CDS encoding 3-isopropylmalate dehydrogenase, which gives rise to MQTYNIAVLSGDGIGPEIMAQAIKVLDAVQQKFDFKLNYHPYDIGGIAIDNHGKALPDSTLKGCEAADAILFGSVGGPKWEHLPANEQPERGALLPLRKHFSLFCNLRPATLYKGLEQFCPLRADIAAKGFDMVTVRELTGGIYFGQPKGREGSGVNEKAFDTEVYHRYEIERIARVAFETAMKRGKHVTSVDKANVLMSSILWREVVNDVAKEYPEVKLDHIYIDNATMQLIKQPNFFDVLLCSNIFGDIISDECAMITGSMGMLPSASLNEQGFGLYEPAGGSAPDIAGKNIANPIAQILSAAMMLRYSFGLEDAAKAIENAVQKVLANGHRTADLADQSAPVSTSEMGDLITQAIQG
- a CDS encoding Fe-S protein, giving the protein MQVTELNLFPIKSTRAYKVAQAFVQPQGLNFDREFMITEPDGTFITARKEQMLYRLSVFPISTGIVICDDQGEQAVALYQDFAKCDTSEVWGTHFPSWIAGEAVNQWLSEKFARPVQLRWLGEKSQRTVAHFDDHPLSFADSNPLLLVSQKSLDQVQKWSPVPVSMEQFRGNIVIDGNVAFEEEQWRKIQIGEVKFTFSQCCTRCILITRDVQTLELDPKTEPFRTLKQQHTNEKGKPIFGIHLVPENSGVIRVGDFISILE
- a CDS encoding acyl-CoA thioesterase II; amino-acid sequence: MKALARLIELLTLERLDDGLFRGESEDLGFPQVFGGQVVAQAIAAAMRVVDVERDLHSCHCYFLRVGDAAYPIIYETEVLREGKSFTAVSVNAKQHNELICRVMTSFQVREAGFEHQVSMPKTASPDEFYSENELIQSLALMLPMPLREKFQAERAFDVRIKYPNDPFNGHKLPAEQTLWAKLNGDAPLDRRLQQCLVAYFSDFHCILTMLHPHERGFMQSGVRIATLDHSLWFHREINFNDWLLFSLHSTNASGARGLTRGEVFDQQGNLLVTYQQEGLIRDESEAIEN
- a CDS encoding tRNA 5-methoxyuridine(34) synthase CmoB, translating into MIDFRPFYQQIATTNLSAWLETLPLQLKQWEKQTHGDYAKWAKIVDFLPTYPAEIDLSKRVEARLNEPLSTGEMQRLVYHLKQLMPWRKGPYHLYGVHIDTEWRSDFKWDRVLPHLSPLKDRTVLDVGCGSGYHMWRMVGEGAKMVVGIDPTELFLCQFEAVRKLLNNDRRANLIPLGIEQMQPLHAFDTVFSMGVLYHRKSPLDHLSQLKNQLVKGGELVLETLVIDGDVNTVLVPVDRYAKMKNVYFIPSVAALINWLEKVGFKNVRCVDEAVTTLEEQRKTDWLENESLIDFLDPNDHSKTLEGYPAPKRAVIIANNP
- a CDS encoding geranyl transferase, giving the protein MVKFSKELTACQDRVNHFLEQQLNGYDREGSPLVEAMAYAVLLGGKRVRPFLIYATGQMLGVPLEKLDHSAAAMESIHAYSLVHDDLPAMDDDKLRRGKPTCHIAFDEATAILAGDALQSFAFELLAKDPSLTSGQKVAQIYQLATAAGASGMCLGQSLDLQAENQSVSLAGLEQIHRNKTGALIVASVLMGFNLSDYAQDFEIKQNLERYARAIGLAFQVQDDILDVVGQSDKIGKTVGSDEALNKSTYPKLLGLDGAKQKAEDLYQTALNALAQLPFDSHILRELAEFIVKREA
- a CDS encoding exodeoxyribonuclease VII small subunit, which encodes MAKKPTDFETTLKELEEIVGRLEAGDLPLEDALNEFETAIKLVQQGQDRLQKAEQRIQILLQKNEQAPLADYE